In the genome of Sphingomonas alpina, the window CCTATCAGGCGGCCGAACGCGGCAAACCGCGCAAACCCGCGCCGGCGCGCTATCGCAAGGGCCGGGCGCGGCTGCGCGACTATGGCTCGAAGGGTCAGACTGGCGGCCGCCCGGTGATCGTCGTGCCGTCGCTGATCAACCCGCCCTTCATCCTCGATCTGGCGCCCGACCTCTCGCTGCTGCGCTGGCTCGCTGCGCAGGGCTTTCATCCCTATCTGCTCGATTGGGGATCGCCCGATCCCGCAGCGAGAAACATGGACGTGACCGCGCATGTCGAACAATTGCTGCTGCCATTGATCGCGAAGCTCGCCGTGCCGCCGGTACTGATCGGCTATTGCCTGGGCGGGACGATGGCGCTCGCTGCCGCCTGCGCCGTGCCGGTGGCGGGACTTGCGCTGGTCGCGGCGCCGTGGCGCTTCGATGGCTTCAATGGAAAGGCACGCGCCGACATCGCCGAGTTGTGGAAAGCAGCACGGCCGACCTGCGATGCGATGGGACTGGTCCCGATGGAGGTATTGCAAGCGGGTTTCTGGCGGCTGGATCCCGGACGCACGATCGCAAAATACGAAGCATTCGCGGCGATGGATCCGGACAGCGCCGGCGCGCGGACATTCGTTGCGATGGAGGATTGGGCCAATGCCGGCGCGCCCCTGCCTTTCGCGGCCGGCGAACAGATGTTCGACCAGTTCATCGGCGGCAATATCACCGGGCGCGGCGAATGGACCGTTGGCGGCCTGACCGTCGATCCCGTGAACCTCACCTGCCCGGCGATCGATTTCGTTTCATTGAGCGACCGCATCGTCCCCGCGGCAAGCGCGGCCGACCTGACCGACCGGCGCGATCTGGGCGCCGGCCATGTCGGAATGATCGTGGGACGTGGCGCACGGACACAGTTGTGGGAGCCGCTCGCGGGCTGGATCAGCGCGCTGCCCGACCACCGTTGCGGCAATTGAATGCGGCCCCTAGATAGCGCGCACAGCACAAGACCGCCCAAGGAGCTCCCATGACCGATATCGTCATCACCGCCGCCAAGCGCACCCCTGTGGGCAGTTTCCTCGGCGCGTTC includes:
- a CDS encoding alpha/beta fold hydrolase codes for the protein MFLEMLRSETATSSERRDLALAGLRAYQAAERGKPRKPAPARYRKGRARLRDYGSKGQTGGRPVIVVPSLINPPFILDLAPDLSLLRWLAAQGFHPYLLDWGSPDPAARNMDVTAHVEQLLLPLIAKLAVPPVLIGYCLGGTMALAAACAVPVAGLALVAAPWRFDGFNGKARADIAELWKAARPTCDAMGLVPMEVLQAGFWRLDPGRTIAKYEAFAAMDPDSAGARTFVAMEDWANAGAPLPFAAGEQMFDQFIGGNITGRGEWTVGGLTVDPVNLTCPAIDFVSLSDRIVPAASAADLTDRRDLGAGHVGMIVGRGARTQLWEPLAGWISALPDHRCGN